One region of Chanodichthys erythropterus isolate Z2021 chromosome 17, ASM2448905v1, whole genome shotgun sequence genomic DNA includes:
- the spint2 gene encoding kunitz-type protease inhibitor 2, which produces MAQVRFITSIVGFLCCLSVLNACKWDPETDVEQGLSISSYNDGAASVAYLSDISEEECQKACCEIDDCHIALIGTPADDGRPECRLVNCLKDGKDVCVLTQSSQFKVYRKILDTPEQGPQNEGEVRSANADHCRLPRVVGNCRAAFPRFYYDVTNQTCKPFIYGGCGGNDNNFNTTEECEASCSGVTGAVLTDSHSVSQRSRMSVPENNNDVEPKALPEMTSQEFKEKCLADAQTGRCRASIRRYYYNKGTCQPFTYGGCGGNQNNYETEETCMTTCTVTVIPSNQKAPVVPSTPSFEETCAVPSDTGPCRALFRMYYFEASSQSCKEFIYGGCQGNLNRYGTKEECMSACYGKDDHFDAHGHHKRGRWTPAFFLVATLAIMSALLLVGLILIAVRRNSNRRFFMIDDKEELLPAEEQVSYEKLPKVDSN; this is translated from the exons ATGGCTCAGGTGCGTTTCATTACCTCCATCGTCGGTTTTCTCTGTTGTCTGTCGGTTCTCAACGCGTGTAAATGGGACCCAGAAACGGACGTCGAGCAGGGTCTAAGTATTAGCTCATATAATGATGGCGCGGCTTCCGTGGCTTACCTGTCGGATATCTCGGAGGAAGAGTGCCAGAAAGCTTGCTGTGAGATTGACGACTGCCATATCGCTCTGATTGGGACTCCAGCGGACGACGGCAGGCCAGAATGTCGCCTGGTCAACTGTTTGAAAGACGGCAAAGATGTCTGTGTTTTGACCCAGAGCTCACAATTCAAGGTGTACCGCAAGATCCTGGATACCCCTGAGCAAGGACCCCAAAACGAGGGTGAAGTTCGCTCCGCAAACGCAG ATCACTGCCGTCTCCCAAGGGTGGTGGGAAATTGCCGTGCTGCTTTCCCACGATTCTATTATGATGTCACCAATCAGACCTGCAAGCCGTTTATCTATGGCGGCTGTGGGGGCAATGATAATAACTTTAATACCACGGAGGAATGTGAGGCATCCTGTAGTGGGGTGACAG GTGCTGTGCTTACGGACTCCCACTCTGTCTCTCAACGCAGCAGAATGTCTGTACCTGAGAATAACAATG ATGTTGAACCCAAGGCTCTTCCTGAGATGACATCACAGGAATTCAAag AGAAGTGTCTGGCTGACGCACAGACCGGACGCTGCAGAGCCTCCATTAGACGCTATTACTACAACAAAGGCACCTGTCAACCATTCACCTATGGAGGCTGCGGTGGCAACCAGAACAATTATGAAACTGAGGAAACATGCATGACAACCTGCACAG TGACGGTCATTCCCAGCAACCAGAAAGCACCTGTCGTTCCCTCTACTCCTAGCTTTGAAG AAACCTGTGCTGTGCCATCGGATACCGGCCCATGCCGTGCACTCTTCCGTATGTATTACTTTGAGGCCAGCTCTCAGTCTTGTAAGGAGTTCATCTATGGAGGCTGCCAGGGAAACCTAAACCGCTACGGTACTAAGGAAGAGTGCATGTCAGCTTGCTACGGGAAAGACG ACCATTTTGATGCACATGGACACCACAAACGTGGCCGCTGGACTCCAG CCTTCTTCCTAGTGGCCACCCTGGCCATCATGTCTGCCCTGCTTCTGGTAGGTTTGATCCTGATCGCAGTGCGCAGAAACTCCAACAGGAGGTTCTTCATGATTGATGATAAGGAGGAGTTGCTGCCCGCAGAGGAGCAGGTGTCTTATGAGAAACTGCCTAAGGTTGATTCAAACTAA